One Erythrobacter aureus DNA segment encodes these proteins:
- the zapE gene encoding cell division protein ZapE → MTGMLARYERLVAAGELQADPDQRRAAERLDRLQKELEAETSGGLLAQLFRPKKARPQGVYMWGGVGRGKSMLMDLFVETLGIDEKRRAHFHEFMLEVDRRMRARRESDPGDPTGKVARDIAEDVRCLAFDEMVVTNTADAAIMARLFTALIRDQGVTVVTTSNRAPRDLYKDGLNRSLFLPFIDLVEAELDVLPLNGPTDYRLDRLGDMATWHSPLGDAATAQVREAFFRLTDYKPEDAEHVPSAELDLGGGRTLHVPKSLKGVGVFSFKRLCGENRGAADYLAIAHAYHTVIVVGIPTLSPDNRNEAIRFTKLIDALYENSVKLFVTAAAEPEDLYTAGDGAFEFERTVSRLMEMQSADYMARGHGLG, encoded by the coding sequence ATGACCGGAATGCTCGCCCGCTACGAGCGGCTCGTCGCCGCGGGCGAACTACAGGCCGATCCCGACCAGCGGCGCGCCGCCGAGCGGCTCGACCGGCTGCAGAAGGAATTGGAAGCGGAAACCAGCGGCGGGCTGCTGGCGCAATTGTTCCGGCCTAAGAAAGCGCGACCCCAGGGCGTCTATATGTGGGGCGGCGTCGGTCGCGGTAAATCGATGCTGATGGACCTTTTCGTCGAGACGCTGGGCATCGACGAGAAACGCCGCGCGCATTTCCACGAATTCATGCTCGAAGTCGACCGCCGCATGCGCGCCCGGCGCGAGAGCGATCCGGGCGATCCCACGGGTAAGGTTGCGCGAGATATCGCAGAGGACGTGCGCTGTCTGGCCTTTGACGAGATGGTCGTCACCAACACTGCCGATGCCGCGATCATGGCACGCCTCTTCACAGCGCTGATCCGCGACCAGGGCGTGACGGTGGTGACCACCAGCAATCGCGCGCCGCGCGATCTTTACAAGGACGGGCTCAACCGCTCGCTGTTCCTGCCGTTCATCGATCTGGTGGAAGCCGAACTGGACGTACTGCCGCTCAACGGGCCGACCGATTACCGGCTCGACCGGCTGGGCGACATGGCGACCTGGCACTCCCCGCTGGGGGATGCCGCGACCGCACAGGTGCGCGAGGCCTTCTTCCGCCTTACCGACTACAAGCCCGAGGATGCTGAACACGTTCCCAGCGCCGAGCTCGACCTCGGCGGCGGGCGCACGCTGCATGTACCCAAAAGCCTCAAAGGCGTCGGCGTGTTCAGCTTCAAGCGGCTGTGCGGCGAGAACCGCGGCGCGGCCGATTACCTTGCCATCGCGCATGCCTATCACACGGTGATCGTAGTCGGCATTCCCACCCTGTCTCCCGATAACCGCAATGAAGCAATCCGCTTCACCAAGTTGATCGATGCGCTGTACGAGAACAGCGTAAAACTGTTCGTCACTGCTGCCGCAGAGCCGGAAGACCTTTACACCGCAGGCGATGGCGCCTTCGAATTCGAGCGCACCGTCAGCCGCCTCATGGAAATGCAGAGCGCCGATTACATGGCGCGCGGCCACGGCCTCGGCTAG
- a CDS encoding SDR family NAD(P)-dependent oxidoreductase, which translates to MNAHTTFRRAAVFGASGGIGGALAGTLADRGVDVWAGSRSGFCRDKRMRGFAFDLADEASIAAMAAELAATPPDLVIVASGVLTLDDGKGPERSFKQIDADAMEAAFRLNTIGPALIAKHFLPLLPRRDRAVFAALSARVGSISDNRLGGWHSYRASKAALNMLLKNFAIELGRTHEQAVVAGLHPGTVDTGLSEPFQSNLPDGQLTAPNAAAANLLKVLDGLTPRDSGSVFDWKGDEVPA; encoded by the coding sequence ATGAATGCACATACAACATTTCGGCGCGCTGCCGTCTTCGGCGCGAGCGGCGGTATCGGCGGGGCACTGGCCGGGACACTGGCGGATCGGGGGGTGGACGTATGGGCGGGAAGTCGCTCCGGCTTTTGCCGCGACAAGCGGATGCGCGGTTTCGCCTTCGACCTGGCCGACGAAGCCTCGATCGCGGCAATGGCCGCGGAGCTGGCGGCAACGCCGCCCGATCTCGTGATAGTGGCCAGCGGCGTTTTGACATTGGACGATGGGAAAGGCCCGGAACGCTCGTTCAAACAGATCGATGCCGATGCGATGGAGGCCGCCTTTCGGCTCAACACTATCGGGCCGGCCCTGATTGCCAAACATTTCCTGCCCCTGCTGCCGCGCAGGGACCGGGCCGTATTCGCCGCATTATCGGCGCGGGTCGGCTCGATTTCGGATAATCGACTCGGGGGCTGGCACAGCTACCGGGCAAGCAAGGCGGCTCTCAACATGCTCTTGAAGAATTTTGCCATCGAGCTCGGCCGGACGCACGAGCAGGCAGTGGTCGCGGGGTTGCATCCCGGCACTGTCGACACGGGCCTGTCCGAACCGTTCCAATCCAACCTGCCGGATGGACAACTGACAGCTCCCAACGCTGCGGCCGCGAACTTGCTCAAGGTGCTCGACGGATTGACGCCGAGAGACAGCGGAAGTGTTTTCGACTGGAAGGGCGATGAGGTGCCAGCCTAG
- a CDS encoding sugar-transfer associated ATP-grasp domain-containing protein, with translation MKRLYDLVRLNFAIYPGIVDFRSAAFLDPYYARMRRGQGPLRIAFNALFYAAFRLFIVLRARKVARKWGWSKPRRLEAVRICLSRFADPGDVALYDIRGESDFDTVMRRFEHVGVSRAIANPATDHDPAITDKGEFYRVCAHAGLPHPRVLAERSDKDGWKIFQRPEAGPFLLKPIRGSGGAGIELIAAQPDDLEPTGFLRMLEETKTTGGWIAQDLLRPHPDIADIALDALPTSRITTILDERGKPELVTAVLRLAAQPGVIVDNAHAGGIFSAIDFETGELGLARYATAPGEFDRHPANDRPIPGRRIPDWPALRRLALDAHADHFPAHVQIGWDVAPSDRGPMLIEANARPNVRVPQRATGLGIGATRHGELIRYHLENRTATGRRFLTEA, from the coding sequence ATGAAGCGGCTATACGATCTCGTCCGGCTGAACTTCGCCATCTATCCGGGCATCGTCGACTTTCGCTCCGCCGCTTTCCTCGATCCCTATTACGCACGGATGCGCCGGGGCCAAGGTCCGCTGAGGATTGCCTTTAACGCTCTGTTTTATGCGGCCTTCCGGCTTTTCATCGTCCTTCGCGCGCGCAAGGTCGCGCGCAAGTGGGGATGGAGCAAGCCTCGCCGTTTGGAGGCGGTACGGATCTGCCTCAGCCGGTTTGCCGACCCCGGCGATGTCGCCCTCTACGACATTCGCGGCGAAAGTGACTTCGATACCGTTATGCGGCGGTTCGAACATGTCGGAGTGAGCCGCGCAATCGCCAACCCGGCGACCGATCACGACCCCGCAATCACCGACAAAGGCGAATTCTATCGCGTCTGCGCGCATGCTGGCCTGCCCCACCCCCGCGTTCTTGCCGAACGCTCTGACAAGGACGGATGGAAGATATTCCAACGGCCCGAAGCCGGGCCTTTCCTGCTGAAGCCGATCAGAGGGTCGGGAGGCGCGGGTATCGAGTTGATTGCCGCGCAGCCTGACGATCTGGAGCCCACCGGCTTCCTGCGGATGCTCGAAGAGACGAAAACGACCGGCGGCTGGATAGCGCAGGACCTGCTTCGGCCCCATCCCGATATTGCGGACATCGCGCTCGACGCCCTGCCCACATCACGCATCACCACCATCCTCGACGAGCGCGGTAAGCCTGAACTGGTTACGGCGGTTCTCCGTCTCGCGGCCCAGCCCGGCGTCATCGTCGACAACGCACATGCCGGCGGTATCTTTTCCGCCATCGATTTCGAAACGGGCGAATTGGGACTGGCGAGATACGCGACGGCACCGGGCGAATTCGACCGGCATCCGGCCAATGATCGTCCCATTCCCGGCAGGCGGATCCCGGACTGGCCGGCACTCAGGCGGCTTGCCCTCGATGCGCATGCCGATCACTTTCCTGCGCATGTTCAAATTGGCTGGGACGTTGCGCCGAGTGACCGAGGCCCTATGCTCATCGAAGCGAATGCGCGGCCGAATGTCCGCGTGCCCCAACGCGCCACGGGCTTGGGTATCGGCGCGACGCGCCATGGTGAACTGATCCGCTACCACCTCGAAAATCGCACGGCGACGGGACGCCGCTTTTTAACCGAGGCCTGA
- a CDS encoding succinate dehydrogenase iron-sulfur subunit yields the protein MATFTLPKNSKITGKSRAHKADGGSRIRKFKIYRYDPDSGENPRYDTFELDLDECGPMVLDALFKIKNEIDPTLTFRRSCREGICGSCSMNMNGKNGLACTTAIEDLKGEVRITPLPSMDVIKDLVPDFTHFYAQYASIRPWLQTVSTTPSGKERLQSPEQREKLDGLYECILCACCSTACPSYWWNSDKFLGPAILLQAYRWLADSRDEMTGERLDQLEDPFRLYRCHTIMNCANVCPKGLSPAKAIAETKKMIAERAI from the coding sequence ATGGCGACCTTCACCCTTCCGAAGAATTCGAAGATCACCGGCAAGAGCCGCGCCCACAAGGCAGATGGCGGTTCGCGCATCCGCAAGTTCAAGATTTACCGCTACGATCCCGACAGCGGCGAAAATCCGCGCTACGATACGTTCGAGCTCGATCTCGATGAGTGCGGCCCGATGGTCCTCGACGCGCTGTTCAAGATTAAGAACGAAATCGACCCGACGCTGACTTTCCGCCGCTCGTGCCGCGAGGGAATCTGCGGTTCGTGCTCGATGAACATGAACGGCAAGAACGGCCTCGCCTGCACCACCGCGATCGAGGACCTCAAGGGTGAGGTGCGCATCACCCCACTTCCGAGCATGGACGTGATCAAGGACCTCGTGCCCGACTTCACCCATTTCTACGCGCAATATGCCAGCATCCGCCCCTGGCTCCAGACCGTTTCGACCACGCCGAGCGGTAAGGAACGCTTGCAGTCGCCCGAACAGCGCGAAAAACTCGACGGGCTCTATGAGTGCATCCTGTGCGCCTGCTGCTCGACCGCCTGCCCCAGCTATTGGTGGAACAGCGACAAGTTCCTCGGCCCGGCGATCCTGTTGCAAGCCTATCGCTGGCTGGCCGACAGCCGCGACGAGATGACCGGCGAACGGCTCGACCAGCTGGAAGACCCCTTCCGCCTCTACCGCTGCCACACGATCATGAACTGCGCGAATGTCTGCCCCAAGGGGTTGAGCCCGGCCAAGGCGATCGCCGAAACCAAGAAGATGATCGCCGAACGCGCGATCTGA
- a CDS encoding class I SAM-dependent methyltransferase: MGLRKWYDRHVMPRLVTAACGQEGIEKRRREVIPLAQGRVFEIGCGGGFNQALYDSDKVTSFAGIDPHAKLLDGARLRALAKGWETDIRQGVGEDIPFADGSFDTVVCTYTLCSVDDPARVLSEIRRILAPSGQLLFLEHGRAPDAAVARWQERIEPVWSPLAGGCHLSRPIGASLRGAGFAVEPLGQAYLKKAPRIMGWMEWGVARKA; this comes from the coding sequence GTGGGATTGAGAAAATGGTACGATCGCCACGTGATGCCCCGCCTCGTGACGGCTGCTTGCGGCCAAGAGGGGATCGAGAAGCGCCGCCGTGAAGTTATTCCGCTTGCACAGGGAAGGGTTTTCGAAATCGGCTGTGGCGGCGGGTTCAACCAGGCGCTCTACGACAGCGACAAGGTGACCAGCTTTGCGGGGATCGATCCGCATGCGAAGCTGCTTGACGGTGCGCGCTTAAGGGCGCTGGCGAAGGGCTGGGAAACCGACATTCGTCAAGGGGTAGGCGAAGATATACCGTTCGCCGACGGGTCTTTCGACACGGTTGTCTGTACCTACACGCTATGTTCGGTCGACGATCCCGCGCGTGTTCTTTCGGAAATCCGCCGAATTCTCGCGCCGAGCGGGCAGTTGCTGTTCCTCGAGCACGGGCGTGCTCCAGATGCCGCGGTGGCGCGCTGGCAGGAACGGATAGAGCCGGTGTGGAGCCCGCTGGCCGGGGGATGCCACCTTAGCAGACCGATCGGCGCGTCGCTGCGCGGGGCGGGATTCGCGGTGGAGCCGCTGGGTCAGGCCTATCTGAAGAAAGCCCCCAGGATCATGGGCTGGATGGAATGGGGCGTGGCGCGCAAAGCCTGA
- a CDS encoding D-alanine--D-alanine ligase family protein, producing the protein MNTRIEPMRIPEEAKQRIRTLFMAKHALFGGGMHPEDGNHAIYHHEVRTTLEGLGLNLELANHYEVLFEKPDVDFVFPLLNRGGFVNSEMLIPILCNRHAIPYLGAMPFLRGLGDDKSVSKLVCDHAGVPTAPWFCYRRGAPVLEKSLPAKDAGRWVIKPNASSASWGITDAHDWTEVANAVWHIHTEGHDAIVEPYLDGYDVQCAFITMDDEPIALPMLWYEREDTQRLWTYYEKRDLVQNTEKAALKRFDDPEIAPKIEAMAKKVAREFVPFDYGRIEFRLDLKTGDINFIEINLNCNLWSEKVMAKAAAQAGFSHADLLETLLAESWRRQGLVSAAH; encoded by the coding sequence ATGAACACTCGCATCGAACCTATGCGCATTCCCGAAGAAGCCAAGCAGCGCATCCGCACACTGTTCATGGCCAAGCACGCCCTGTTCGGCGGCGGGATGCACCCCGAAGACGGCAACCACGCGATATATCACCACGAAGTACGCACGACACTGGAAGGTCTGGGGCTCAATCTGGAGCTTGCCAACCACTATGAAGTACTCTTCGAAAAGCCGGACGTCGATTTCGTGTTCCCGTTGCTTAATCGAGGGGGCTTCGTGAACAGCGAAATGCTGATCCCGATTCTGTGCAACAGGCACGCCATTCCCTATCTTGGCGCCATGCCTTTTCTACGCGGATTGGGTGACGACAAATCGGTATCGAAGCTCGTCTGTGACCATGCCGGAGTGCCGACCGCACCGTGGTTCTGCTATCGTCGGGGAGCACCGGTTCTGGAAAAGAGCCTTCCCGCCAAAGATGCCGGAAGATGGGTTATCAAGCCCAACGCGTCTTCGGCAAGCTGGGGGATCACCGATGCCCACGACTGGACCGAAGTCGCCAACGCCGTGTGGCACATCCACACCGAAGGGCACGATGCCATCGTCGAGCCCTATCTTGACGGTTACGACGTCCAGTGTGCCTTCATTACGATGGACGACGAACCGATTGCGCTTCCGATGCTATGGTACGAGCGCGAGGACACGCAACGGCTGTGGACCTATTACGAAAAGCGCGATCTCGTGCAGAACACCGAGAAAGCCGCCCTCAAGCGCTTCGATGATCCCGAAATCGCCCCCAAAATCGAAGCGATGGCAAAGAAGGTCGCGCGCGAATTCGTCCCGTTCGATTACGGCCGGATCGAATTCCGCCTCGATCTCAAGACCGGCGACATAAATTTCATCGAGATCAATCTGAACTGCAACCTGTGGTCGGAAAAGGTCATGGCCAAGGCCGCCGCGCAGGCCGGATTCAGCCACGCGGACTTGCTGGAAACACTGCTGGCGGAAAGCTGGCGGCGCCAGGGGCTCGTCTCAGCAGCCCATTGA
- a CDS encoding PaaI family thioesterase, translating to MLSRDEIFEHGPDPDNPGWRHWNLKDQSLFNGAVMGKLITRVDDDGKARLRMFPERRHENLQGIIHGAVTLSLIDISLFTTMHTIGTGNAGPSVTVELSTQFVGGGKPAEPLDAVCEIVRETGSMVFVRGTVVQEDHTVASFSGIVKKMKRRATQ from the coding sequence TTGCTTTCACGGGACGAAATCTTCGAACACGGCCCCGACCCGGACAATCCGGGCTGGCGGCACTGGAACCTGAAGGACCAGAGCCTGTTCAACGGCGCGGTGATGGGCAAGCTCATCACCCGCGTCGACGATGACGGGAAGGCGCGGCTGCGCATGTTCCCGGAACGGCGGCACGAGAACCTTCAGGGCATCATCCACGGCGCGGTCACGCTTTCCCTGATCGACATCAGCCTGTTCACCACCATGCACACGATCGGCACCGGCAATGCCGGGCCGTCGGTCACGGTGGAGCTGTCGACCCAGTTCGTCGGCGGTGGCAAACCCGCCGAACCGCTCGATGCGGTATGCGAAATCGTCCGCGAGACCGGCAGCATGGTCTTCGTGCGCGGGACGGTCGTGCAGGAGGATCATACGGTCGCCAGCTTCTCCGGTATCGTGAAGAAGATGAAGCGCCGCGCAACCCAATGA
- a CDS encoding Rne/Rng family ribonuclease: MATRMLIDARHQEETRVAVLKGNRIEEFDFESADHKQIKGNIYLAKVTRVEPSLQAAFVDFGGNRHGFLAFSEIHPDYYQIPKEDREALLAAEAEAAEEEQRLRDEEEQRGEMPGEEYDADDESAEALAEDLAEDGLEEVDTSDKDDVATIEEGHLDREDDDESDDEDSDEDEGIDEDDERPKGRDRGRRGRNRRQGKGRARAKEVDEARAKRMALRRRYKIQDVIQRRQVLLVQVVKEERGNKGAALTTYLSLAGRYTVLMPNSSHGGGISRKISSASDRKRLKQVVSALSLPRTMGLIVRTAGLSRTKTEIKRDFDYLARLWDEIRERTLSSSAPALIHSDSDLIKRAIRDIYNREIEEVIVEGEDGYKSAKQFMKLLMPSHARRVKQYSDPVPLFQRYGAEDQLKAMYDPVVQLKSGGYLVINPTEALVSIDINSGRSTKEHNIEQTALHTNLEAAREIARQLRLRDMAGLVVIDFIDQEHHSNTRKVEKAMKEALKNDRARIQVGRISSFGLMEMSRQRLRTGVLEATTRDCPHCDGTGLVRTASSAGLSALRLIEDEAAKGKGSTIRLGASTEAAIYLLNEKRADLMEIEQRYHVTVEVVPEGEDEGAKMTVSSHGPKPKDAPRFDLIVDDEEDEDIVEEAEDDDGDGDEDGRQRKKRRRRRGGRGRNKNRQRDDDGDQDDADDLADDMENDDGDDDESGEDKPKKRRRRGGRRRGGRGRGKNSDEVTAEDAEKLEEVSEAVVEDMAVVAGPEDSPETAEAAAEAEEKPKPKKRAPRKKKADTAAKDADNAAKAKADETGSADGEENEKPKPKKRAPRKKKVEAEPESVTGATDEAKGEDEAKPAPKKRAPRKKKPVAEAPAEKSAEPAPQPEPVPQPEPAPQPDAAAAAAAAAAAAEPAAEESPEPGKPAKPKRGWWQRTFGDE, from the coding sequence ATGGCAACGCGCATGCTTATCGATGCGCGCCACCAGGAAGAAACCCGGGTGGCGGTACTCAAAGGCAATCGGATTGAGGAGTTCGATTTCGAATCTGCCGATCACAAGCAGATAAAAGGCAATATCTATCTGGCGAAAGTCACGCGGGTCGAACCCTCGCTGCAAGCGGCTTTTGTCGATTTCGGCGGTAATCGCCACGGTTTCCTCGCCTTCAGTGAAATCCATCCCGACTATTATCAGATTCCCAAGGAAGATCGCGAAGCCTTGCTGGCCGCGGAGGCCGAGGCTGCCGAGGAAGAGCAGCGCCTGCGCGACGAGGAAGAGCAGCGCGGCGAAATGCCGGGCGAGGAATACGACGCCGATGACGAAAGCGCCGAGGCGCTGGCCGAAGATCTGGCCGAAGACGGGCTGGAGGAAGTCGATACATCCGATAAGGACGACGTCGCTACCATCGAGGAAGGTCATCTCGACCGCGAGGACGATGACGAGTCGGACGATGAAGATTCCGATGAAGACGAAGGCATCGACGAAGATGATGAACGGCCCAAAGGGCGCGACCGGGGTCGTCGCGGACGCAATCGCCGCCAGGGCAAGGGTCGCGCGCGGGCCAAGGAAGTGGACGAAGCGCGCGCCAAGCGCATGGCGCTGCGTCGCCGCTACAAGATCCAGGATGTCATCCAGCGCCGCCAGGTCCTGCTCGTGCAGGTCGTCAAGGAAGAACGCGGGAACAAGGGCGCCGCGCTGACGACCTATCTCAGCCTTGCGGGCCGCTATACGGTCCTGATGCCCAACAGCAGCCATGGCGGCGGCATTTCGCGCAAGATTTCGAGCGCTTCGGACCGCAAACGGCTCAAGCAGGTCGTCTCCGCTCTCAGCCTTCCGCGCACCATGGGCTTGATCGTGCGCACCGCCGGCCTCAGCCGCACCAAGACCGAAATCAAGCGCGACTTCGATTATCTCGCCCGGCTGTGGGACGAAATCCGCGAACGCACCCTCTCATCCTCGGCACCTGCCTTGATCCACTCGGACAGCGATCTGATCAAACGGGCCATCCGCGACATCTACAATCGCGAGATCGAGGAAGTCATCGTCGAGGGCGAGGATGGCTATAAATCGGCCAAGCAGTTCATGAAGCTGCTGATGCCCAGCCATGCCCGGCGCGTGAAGCAGTATTCGGACCCCGTGCCACTGTTCCAGCGCTACGGTGCGGAAGATCAGCTCAAGGCGATGTACGATCCGGTGGTCCAGCTCAAATCGGGCGGCTATCTGGTCATCAATCCGACCGAAGCGCTGGTGTCGATCGATATCAACTCGGGCCGCTCCACCAAGGAGCACAATATCGAGCAGACCGCGCTGCACACGAATCTCGAAGCAGCGCGCGAGATCGCCCGCCAACTGCGCCTGCGCGATATGGCTGGCCTCGTCGTCATCGACTTTATCGATCAGGAGCACCACTCCAACACCCGCAAGGTCGAGAAGGCGATGAAGGAAGCGCTCAAGAACGACCGCGCGCGCATCCAGGTCGGCCGCATCAGTTCCTTCGGCCTCATGGAAATGAGCCGCCAACGCCTGCGCACCGGCGTGCTCGAGGCGACCACGCGCGACTGCCCGCACTGCGATGGCACCGGTCTTGTCCGCACCGCATCGAGCGCGGGCCTTTCCGCGCTGCGCCTGATCGAGGACGAGGCGGCCAAGGGCAAGGGTTCGACCATCCGCCTCGGTGCCAGCACCGAAGCGGCGATTTATCTGCTCAACGAAAAGCGCGCCGACCTAATGGAAATCGAGCAGCGCTATCACGTAACTGTCGAAGTCGTCCCCGAGGGCGAGGACGAAGGTGCGAAGATGACCGTGTCGAGCCACGGCCCCAAGCCTAAGGACGCCCCGAGATTCGACCTCATCGTCGACGATGAGGAAGATGAGGACATCGTCGAGGAAGCCGAAGACGACGATGGTGACGGCGATGAGGACGGTCGTCAGCGCAAGAAGCGCCGCCGGCGCCGCGGTGGTCGCGGTCGCAACAAGAACCGCCAGCGCGATGACGACGGCGATCAGGACGACGCCGACGATCTCGCTGACGACATGGAAAACGACGATGGCGATGATGACGAAAGCGGCGAAGACAAACCCAAGAAGCGCCGTCGCCGTGGGGGCCGCCGCCGGGGTGGACGCGGACGCGGTAAGAATTCCGACGAGGTCACTGCGGAAGACGCTGAGAAGCTTGAGGAGGTTTCCGAAGCGGTTGTCGAGGACATGGCGGTAGTCGCCGGTCCCGAGGACTCACCCGAAACTGCGGAAGCTGCAGCCGAGGCGGAAGAAAAACCCAAGCCCAAGAAGCGCGCACCGCGCAAGAAGAAGGCCGATACCGCAGCTAAGGACGCCGATAACGCAGCCAAGGCCAAAGCCGACGAGACCGGCAGCGCGGACGGCGAAGAAAACGAGAAACCGAAACCGAAAAAGCGCGCACCGCGCAAAAAGAAGGTGGAGGCAGAACCGGAAAGCGTAACGGGAGCTACGGACGAGGCAAAAGGCGAGGACGAAGCCAAACCTGCACCGAAGAAGCGCGCACCGCGCAAGAAGAAGCCCGTAGCCGAAGCTCCGGCGGAAAAGTCAGCCGAACCGGCGCCGCAGCCGGAACCGGTACCCCAGCCGGAACCGGCGCCCCAGCCCGACGCGGCAGCGGCAGCGGCGGCGGCAGCGGCGGCGGCAGAGCCTGCGGCCGAGGAAAGCCCCGAACCAGGCAAACCCGCCAAGCCCAAGCGCGGCTGGTGGCAGCGCACTTTTGGCGACGAATAG
- a CDS encoding pirin family protein, with the protein MIDIRPFATLGHANHGWLDARHHFSFAGYHDPDRMGWGSIRVWNDDTIQAQTGFPPHPHRDMEIVTFVRKGAISHRDSLGNEGRTAAGDVQVMSAGTGITHAEYNLEDEDTTLFQIWIIPDRAGEEPGWGQRAFPKASREGAFEVLASGTPETDDALPIRTDAKVAAATLAAGQTAMWSTSGERHQYLVAPKGRVKVNGIEAQPRDGIAVTGESEIVVEALDDAEVVLVDAR; encoded by the coding sequence ATGATCGATATCCGACCCTTCGCCACGCTGGGCCATGCCAATCACGGCTGGCTCGACGCGCGGCACCATTTCAGCTTCGCCGGCTACCACGATCCCGACCGGATGGGCTGGGGCAGCATCCGCGTGTGGAACGACGACACGATCCAGGCGCAGACCGGCTTTCCCCCGCATCCGCATCGTGACATGGAAATCGTCACCTTCGTGCGCAAAGGTGCGATCAGCCACCGCGACAGCCTCGGCAATGAAGGCCGCACGGCCGCTGGCGATGTGCAGGTGATGAGCGCGGGCACCGGTATCACCCATGCCGAATACAATCTCGAGGATGAGGACACGACGCTGTTCCAGATCTGGATCATCCCGGATCGCGCAGGCGAGGAGCCCGGCTGGGGCCAGCGCGCGTTTCCCAAGGCCAGTCGTGAAGGCGCTTTCGAAGTGCTCGCCAGCGGCACCCCCGAGACCGACGATGCCTTGCCGATCCGCACCGATGCCAAGGTGGCCGCGGCGACGCTTGCGGCCGGTCAGACGGCGATGTGGAGCACCTCGGGCGAGCGGCATCAGTATCTCGTCGCGCCGAAAGGCCGCGTGAAGGTCAACGGCATAGAGGCACAGCCTCGCGACGGGATTGCCGTGACCGGCGAAAGCGAAATCGTGGTGGAAGCGCTCGACGACGCCGAAGTGGTGCTGGTCGACGCGCGTTAG
- a CDS encoding N-acetylmuramoyl-L-alanine amidase family protein, whose translation MRAMSIRAQILLLLLLPVALCAALIATAQRIPVPAIGREYVLRVKLPQADVPAALPQIAGREGLPLVVIDPGHGGHDPGASGQGYREKTVVLGLARALRDELEREGTVRVALTRDDDRYLLHAERIDIARRLDADLFLSIHADSAGDAAEVTGASIYTLSNAASSEAAARFAARENASDRLNGIDLGGQSDTVSTILVELSQRRTQEQSDEFARLIRREGEGAIRFHPRSRHSAALKVLRAPDVPSVLFESGFITNEADAQRLTSVEGRARFAKVMARAIRIYFARQQES comes from the coding sequence ATGCGGGCGATGTCGATCCGTGCGCAAATCCTTTTGCTGCTGCTGTTGCCAGTGGCCTTGTGCGCAGCGCTTATTGCCACGGCCCAGCGGATTCCCGTACCCGCAATCGGCAGGGAATACGTTCTGCGGGTCAAACTTCCTCAGGCGGATGTTCCTGCGGCTCTACCGCAAATCGCGGGCCGGGAGGGTCTGCCCTTGGTGGTCATCGACCCCGGGCACGGGGGGCACGATCCGGGCGCATCGGGCCAGGGCTATCGCGAAAAGACCGTGGTGCTCGGCCTTGCCCGGGCTTTGCGCGACGAGCTTGAGCGGGAAGGAACCGTTCGCGTGGCACTGACCCGCGACGACGATCGCTATCTCCTTCACGCCGAAAGGATCGATATCGCGCGCCGCCTTGACGCGGATCTGTTTCTGTCCATCCATGCCGACAGCGCGGGCGATGCGGCCGAAGTAACCGGAGCGAGCATTTATACCCTCTCCAATGCGGCATCGAGCGAAGCGGCGGCGCGGTTTGCCGCGCGCGAGAATGCTTCCGACCGACTCAACGGCATCGACCTGGGGGGGCAGAGCGACACCGTGAGCACCATCCTCGTGGAGCTGTCGCAGCGGCGCACACAGGAACAATCGGATGAGTTCGCGCGACTGATCCGCCGCGAGGGGGAGGGTGCGATCCGCTTTCATCCCAGATCGCGCCACTCCGCAGCGCTCAAGGTGCTGCGCGCACCCGACGTACCCTCGGTTCTGTTCGAGAGCGGTTTCATAACCAACGAGGCCGATGCCCAGCGGCTTACATCCGTCGAAGGCCGCGCGCGTTTCGCCAAGGTGATGGCGCGCGCGATCCGCATCTATTTCGCGCGGCAGCAAGAAAGCTGA